The following proteins are encoded in a genomic region of Schistocerca serialis cubense isolate TAMUIC-IGC-003099 chromosome 9, iqSchSeri2.2, whole genome shotgun sequence:
- the LOC126419855 gene encoding uncharacterized protein LOC126419855 produces the protein MQPAVALVCALCLSAIGPSYQFRLPWTKSRQGSFEDFERETGLSQLGDPVSANREIVYVGAPDRTEGAKFAAYQEAAGNPLDTKDEVEEPLLKKTNFVYGPDHEDNIRPAGPPLEQPADGEYPVPPDDADISDMSRRASIPEWWLTNPDRRSYIHEARSEESEDDLQP, from the coding sequence ATGCAGCCGGCTGTAGCACTCGTCTGCGCTCTCTGCCTTTCTGCGATCGGCCCCAGCTATCAGTTCCGCCTGCCTTGGACCAAGAGCCGACAAGGGTCCTTCGAGGACTTTGAGAGGGAGACAGGCCTCTCCCAACTCGGAGATCCCGTCAGCGCGAACAGAGAAATCGTCTACGTAGGCGCACCAGACAGGACAGAAGGCGCCAAGTTCGCGGCGTACCAAGAGGCTGCAGGAAATCCGCTGGACACGAAGGATGAAGTGGAGGAGCCGCTGTTGAAGAAGACGAATTTCGTCTACGGCCCCGATCATGAGGACAACATCCGTCCAGCGGGGCCACCTCTGGAACAGCCCGCCGACGGCGAGTATCCGGTACCTCCTGATGATGCGGACATCTCAGACATGTCGAGGCGTGCCTCCATACCAGAGTGGTGGTTAACCAACCCCGACAGACGGAGCTATATACATGAAGCTCGTTCTGAGGAATCTGAGGATGATTTACAACCCTAG